One Pseudomonas sp. MH9.2 DNA segment encodes these proteins:
- a CDS encoding methyl-accepting chemotaxis protein — protein MRNIDVHEVIEKPADLQLHLNAAVISMAAHRARKIWAGLLLMVAGVGAVVLAWGDNERLLLAGGINLALLLASALYHRQLAVVRQEPPKRELEVPVLSAPVAVVQTQAQIPNPVWPGAHVQATLEQLTQAVLQTEEDMRFADQLARTAGERVKSSAQSMQSSASVLGDLNLYMQGLDQVFNELSSQSVRIGAIVGSIQDIARQTNLLALNAAIEAARAGSHGRGFAVVADEVRNLSRQAADSSAQIRHIATGLEQSAENARQGIEHLAGSTRLGLEKAEVALHSMGELQNGAIARVVVVERIMQRLASLHELSLEAKRIVA, from the coding sequence ATGCGCAATATCGACGTACATGAGGTTATCGAAAAACCTGCTGATCTTCAGTTACACCTGAACGCCGCTGTGATCAGCATGGCTGCTCATAGGGCACGTAAAATATGGGCCGGTTTGCTGTTGATGGTTGCAGGCGTGGGCGCAGTGGTGTTGGCCTGGGGTGATAATGAGCGCCTGCTGCTGGCCGGCGGAATCAACCTCGCGTTGCTGCTCGCATCCGCGCTCTATCATCGGCAACTTGCGGTTGTGCGACAGGAACCGCCAAAGCGCGAGTTGGAGGTTCCGGTACTCAGTGCTCCGGTGGCCGTTGTGCAAACGCAGGCCCAGATACCCAACCCTGTGTGGCCGGGGGCACACGTTCAGGCCACCCTGGAGCAGTTGACCCAAGCAGTACTGCAAACCGAGGAGGACATGCGCTTCGCCGATCAGTTGGCGCGGACTGCTGGCGAACGGGTGAAGTCGAGTGCGCAAAGCATGCAGTCATCGGCGAGTGTGCTCGGCGATCTGAATCTCTATATGCAGGGTCTCGATCAGGTGTTCAACGAGCTGAGCAGTCAGTCGGTACGAATTGGCGCCATTGTCGGGAGCATTCAGGACATTGCCCGACAGACCAATTTGCTGGCATTAAATGCGGCCATCGAGGCCGCACGGGCGGGTAGTCATGGTCGAGGTTTCGCCGTGGTAGCAGACGAGGTGCGCAATCTGTCTCGCCAGGCCGCCGATTCCAGTGCGCAGATCCGACACATCGCCACGGGCCTGGAACAGTCTGCCGAGAATGCGCGCCAGGGTATCGAGCACTTGGCGGGGTCGACGCGGTTGGGCCTGGAAAAGGCCGAGGTCGCGTTGCACTCAATGGGTGAACTTCAAAATGGTGCAATAGCGCGGGTAGTAGTGGTCGAGCGCATCATGCAGCGATTGGCCAGCCTGCATGAATTGTCATTGGAGGCGAAACGGATAGTCGCATGA
- the eutC gene encoding ectoine utilization protein EutC, translated as MAAITLLNEADLRSCVALNLQSIDAVEQAFSLLATAAVAMPPILRLDIPEHNGEVDVKTAYLPGLERFAIKVSPGFFDNPKLGLPSLNGMMMLLSARTGLLDALLLDNGYLTAVRTAAAGAVAARWLSREDCRSVALIGAGEQAALQLQALRLVRPIDDVRVWARNASKAAEFSAELARSTGLSVTPCLNIDSAMEGVDIAITCTPSREPLIEPRHLHPGLHITAMGSDAEHKNEISPLVLARVDRYVADRLSQTRVLGELHHALSAGLIPDESALAELGQVIAGQTPGRSDDTQITLCDLTGTGAQDTAIANLAFERASQAGKGFQFGS; from the coding sequence ATGGCTGCAATTACCTTACTGAACGAAGCGGATTTGCGCTCCTGTGTCGCCCTGAACCTGCAAAGTATCGACGCCGTGGAGCAAGCTTTTTCGTTGCTGGCGACCGCTGCAGTGGCGATGCCGCCGATCCTGCGTCTGGACATCCCGGAACATAATGGCGAGGTGGATGTGAAAACCGCCTACCTACCGGGACTGGAGCGCTTTGCGATCAAGGTCAGCCCAGGTTTTTTCGACAACCCTAAACTTGGTCTGCCGAGTCTCAACGGCATGATGATGTTGCTGTCGGCCCGTACCGGTTTGCTTGACGCCTTGTTGCTGGACAATGGTTACCTGACAGCGGTGCGCACTGCCGCCGCCGGCGCGGTTGCTGCGCGTTGGTTGTCACGCGAGGACTGCCGCAGTGTGGCGTTGATCGGCGCGGGAGAGCAGGCGGCGCTGCAATTGCAGGCGTTGCGCCTGGTGCGGCCTATCGATGACGTTCGGGTCTGGGCGCGCAATGCGAGCAAAGCCGCGGAATTCAGTGCCGAACTGGCACGCAGTACGGGTTTGTCGGTGACGCCCTGCTTGAACATCGATAGCGCTATGGAGGGCGTGGACATCGCCATCACCTGCACGCCCAGTCGCGAGCCATTGATCGAGCCCCGGCACTTGCACCCAGGCCTGCACATCACCGCCATGGGCTCCGATGCCGAACACAAAAACGAAATCTCCCCCCTGGTCCTGGCTCGGGTTGACCGTTATGTCGCCGACCGACTCAGCCAGACCCGGGTCCTCGGCGAGCTACACCACGCCCTGAGCGCAGGGCTGATCCCCGACGAATCTGCGCTGGCCGAGCTGGGGCAGGTAATCGCCGGCCAAACGCCGGGTCGCAGCGACGATACGCAAATCACTTTGTGCGACCTCACCGGGACCGGCGCCCAAGACACTGCCATCGCCAATCTGGCATTTGAACGGGCAAGTCAGGCAGGCAAAGGTTTTCAGTTCGGCAGTTGA
- the ehuC gene encoding ectoine/hydroxyectoine ABC transporter permease subunit EhuC: MGELLPLLIQGAWVTLQVTFFGSLLAIAAAIPAAVGRMSKFLPVKWFSIAYIELFRGTSLLVQLFWLFFVLPLPPFNIEMSPYTVAIVGLGLHIGAYGAEVMRGAISSVAKGQYEASTALNFSGFKRFRRIILPQALLAAIPPGTNLLIELLKNTSLVSLITLSDLSFRARQLDQATFETLQIFSLALVMYFIMAQAINFGMRRIERHLSRGRMRGGLS, translated from the coding sequence ATGGGTGAATTACTACCGCTTTTAATACAAGGCGCCTGGGTAACTCTTCAGGTGACGTTCTTCGGCTCGCTGCTGGCCATCGCCGCAGCGATCCCGGCAGCAGTAGGCCGTATGTCGAAATTTTTACCGGTGAAATGGTTTTCCATCGCCTACATCGAACTGTTTCGTGGCACCTCGCTGCTCGTGCAGTTGTTCTGGCTGTTCTTTGTGTTGCCGTTGCCGCCCTTCAACATCGAAATGAGTCCCTACACCGTGGCCATTGTCGGCTTGGGCCTGCACATCGGTGCCTATGGTGCGGAAGTGATGCGAGGTGCCATCAGTTCGGTGGCCAAGGGGCAATACGAAGCCTCTACCGCGTTGAACTTCAGCGGCTTCAAGCGCTTTCGCCGCATCATTCTGCCGCAGGCGTTGCTGGCGGCGATTCCACCAGGTACTAACTTGCTGATCGAGCTGCTGAAAAACACCTCGCTAGTGTCGTTGATTACCTTGTCCGACCTGAGCTTTCGCGCCCGCCAGCTTGATCAGGCGACGTTCGAGACCTTACAAATCTTCAGTCTGGCGCTAGTGATGTATTTCATCATGGCACAGGCCATCAACTTCGGCATGCGCCGTATAGAGCGCCACCTGAGTCGCGGTCGTATGCGTGGAGGCCTGTCATGA
- the eutB gene encoding hydroxyectoine utilization dehydratase EutB: MPELQLNDIYLARQRIQTLICRTPLDYSPSLSRLIGVAVYLKLESQQITGSFKLRGASNAVAQLSAKDKTRGVVAASTGNHGRALAYAASQLGVKATICLSHLVPANKVQAIRELGAEVRVVGQSQDDAQREAERISIEQGAALLPPFDHPAIIAGQGTLGLEILEQQPDVAQVLVPLSGGGLFAGVALALKSVNPNIRLYGISMQRGAAMHASLEAGQPVETEELPTLADSLGGGIGLDNRYTFAMTRQLCDQVHLLSEASIANGIRHAYREERQVVEGAAAVGIAALLDGLIEPHGPIVVVVSGRNVDIEQHLRVLAGADA; this comes from the coding sequence ATGCCAGAGTTGCAGCTAAACGATATTTACCTCGCTCGTCAGCGCATTCAGACGCTGATCTGTCGCACGCCGCTGGACTATTCGCCCAGCCTATCGCGGTTGATAGGCGTTGCGGTGTACCTCAAGCTGGAGTCGCAGCAGATCACCGGCAGCTTCAAATTGCGCGGCGCCAGCAATGCCGTTGCTCAACTCAGCGCAAAAGACAAGACGCGTGGCGTGGTCGCCGCGTCGACCGGCAATCATGGTCGAGCGCTGGCGTATGCGGCATCGCAACTTGGGGTGAAAGCCACCATCTGCCTGTCGCATCTGGTGCCTGCGAACAAGGTGCAGGCGATTCGTGAACTGGGTGCTGAAGTCCGCGTCGTCGGCCAGTCCCAGGATGACGCCCAACGCGAAGCCGAACGTATTTCAATCGAGCAGGGCGCCGCCTTGCTGCCGCCGTTCGACCATCCGGCAATCATCGCCGGGCAGGGCACTTTGGGCCTGGAGATCCTCGAACAACAGCCGGATGTCGCTCAAGTGCTGGTGCCGCTGTCCGGTGGAGGCCTGTTCGCCGGCGTGGCCCTGGCCTTGAAAAGCGTCAACCCGAATATCCGTTTGTACGGCATCAGCATGCAACGCGGCGCGGCGATGCACGCCAGCCTCGAAGCCGGTCAGCCCGTGGAAACCGAAGAACTGCCGACCCTTGCCGATTCCCTGGGCGGCGGCATCGGCCTGGACAATCGCTATACCTTCGCCATGACACGCCAACTCTGCGACCAGGTGCATCTGTTGAGCGAAGCATCGATTGCCAACGGCATTCGCCACGCCTACCGCGAAGAACGGCAGGTGGTGGAGGGCGCGGCGGCTGTGGGCATCGCCGCGTTGCTCGACGGTCTGATCGAACCCCATGGACCGATTGTGGTGGTGGTCAGCGGCCGCAATGTCGACATCGAACAGCATTTGCGCGTATTGGCCGGGGCCGACGCTTGA
- the ehuB gene encoding ectoine/hydroxyectoine ABC transporter substrate-binding protein EhuB has product MSNFSLNASPPLRQLFVACAVFGLVASAQAATTLETVKQNSSVRIGYANETPFAYTETNGNVTGESPEIAKIIFEKMGIKKVDGVLTEWGSLIPGLRAGRFDVIAAGMYITPERCKQVIFTDPQYQLPDALLVVKGNPKNLHSYEDIAKNPDVKVAIMSGTVNIKYARESGVKDSQVLQVPDTTAQLQAVRNGRADTAVGTQLTMKGLASKGGDKVEAMTEFKDDPAHIGYGALAFRPEDKDLRDAVNGELHKWLGSEEHLKAVAPFGFDKSNVTTKTAAELCAQP; this is encoded by the coding sequence ATGAGCAATTTCTCTCTAAACGCTTCACCCCCTCTGCGGCAGCTGTTTGTGGCTTGTGCGGTGTTCGGCCTGGTGGCAAGCGCCCAAGCGGCAACCACCCTCGAGACCGTCAAACAGAACAGCAGCGTCCGCATTGGCTATGCCAATGAAACCCCCTTCGCCTATACCGAAACCAATGGCAACGTCACCGGCGAGTCGCCGGAGATCGCAAAAATCATCTTTGAAAAGATGGGAATCAAAAAGGTTGATGGTGTGCTGACCGAATGGGGCTCATTGATTCCTGGCCTGCGCGCAGGTCGCTTCGATGTCATCGCCGCGGGCATGTACATCACCCCCGAACGTTGCAAACAAGTGATCTTCACCGATCCGCAGTACCAACTGCCGGATGCGCTGTTGGTGGTCAAGGGCAACCCGAAGAACCTGCACAGCTATGAAGACATCGCCAAGAACCCGGACGTGAAAGTCGCGATCATGTCCGGTACGGTAAACATCAAGTACGCCCGGGAATCCGGGGTAAAGGACTCGCAAGTTCTGCAGGTGCCCGATACCACCGCGCAGCTGCAAGCCGTGCGTAACGGGCGTGCCGATACTGCGGTTGGCACCCAACTGACCATGAAAGGTTTGGCCAGCAAGGGCGGAGACAAAGTCGAAGCGATGACTGAGTTCAAAGACGACCCTGCGCACATCGGTTATGGCGCCCTGGCCTTCCGCCCGGAAGACAAGGATTTGCGCGATGCGGTCAACGGCGAGTTGCATAAGTGGCTGGGGTCCGAAGAGCATTTGAAAGCCGTCGCTCCCTTCGGTTTTGACAAATCCAACGTGACGACTAAAACGGCTGCCGAGCTTTGCGCTCAGCCCTGA
- the ehuD gene encoding ectoine/hydroxyectoine ABC transporter permease subunit EhuD yields the protein MNFFDWNYAWQILPDLLRASLNTLGITLIGFLIAIVLGLFLAIGRRSRRMWLSWPATAVIEFIRSTPLLIQVYFLYYVLPNYGVSMTAMQVGIFGIGLHYACYIAEVYRGGLDAVPRAQWEAVTALNMAPYAAYRNIILPQALRPILPPLGNYLIAMLKDTPVLSAITVVEIMQQAKNIGSESFRYLEPITMVGLFFLALSIVLAYLVRRLEVRLELR from the coding sequence ATGAATTTCTTCGACTGGAACTACGCCTGGCAGATCCTTCCGGACTTGTTGCGTGCTTCGCTCAATACCCTGGGCATCACCCTGATCGGCTTTCTGATCGCCATCGTCCTGGGGTTATTTCTTGCCATCGGCCGCCGTAGCCGCAGAATGTGGTTATCCTGGCCCGCCACCGCTGTGATCGAGTTCATCCGCAGCACGCCGCTGCTGATTCAGGTGTACTTCCTGTATTACGTACTCCCCAATTATGGGGTGAGCATGACCGCGATGCAGGTCGGCATCTTCGGTATCGGACTGCACTATGCTTGCTACATCGCCGAGGTCTACCGCGGCGGGCTGGATGCCGTGCCGCGCGCACAGTGGGAGGCCGTAACCGCCTTGAACATGGCGCCGTACGCGGCCTATCGCAACATCATTCTTCCCCAGGCACTGCGGCCGATTCTGCCGCCGCTGGGCAACTACCTGATCGCGATGCTCAAAGACACACCTGTGCTGTCGGCAATCACCGTGGTCGAAATCATGCAGCAAGCGAAAAACATCGGGTCCGAGAGTTTTCGTTACCTGGAGCCGATTACCATGGTCGGTCTGTTCTTCCTGGCTTTGAGCATTGTTCTGGCCTACCTGGTACGGCGCCTCGAAGTGCGCCTGGAGCTACGCTAA
- the doeA gene encoding ectoine hydrolase DoeA (DoeA (degradation of ectoine A) is also called EutD (ectoine utilization D).) — MSQIVVNLPFEREEYAQRLAKVRSAMQAQGIELLLVTDPSNMSWLTGYDGWSFYVHQCVLLALDGEPVWFGRGQDANGAKRTVFMQHDNIVGYPDDYVQSRERHPMDYLSQEVIVPRGWGSLNIGVEMDNYYFSAAAYLSLKKHLSEATLIDAVGLVNWQRAIKSPQEIAYMRIAARIVEKMHGRILERIEPGMRKNELVAEIYSSGILGADGHGGDYPAIVPLLPTGADASAPHLTWDDAPFEKGAGTFFEIAGCYKRYHCPLSRTIYLGKPPQHFLDGEKAVVEGIAAGLEAAKPGNTTGDIAAAFFKVLQKFGIHKDSRCGYPIGISYPPDWGERTMSLRPGDTSVLQPGMTFHFMPGLWMDDWGLEITESILITETGVETFCQVPRQLFVKD; from the coding sequence ATGTCTCAGATAGTCGTCAATCTCCCCTTCGAGCGGGAAGAGTACGCCCAGCGTCTGGCCAAGGTTCGCTCGGCCATGCAAGCGCAGGGCATTGAGCTGTTGCTGGTCACCGACCCGTCGAATATGTCCTGGTTGACCGGTTACGACGGTTGGTCGTTCTATGTGCACCAATGCGTGCTCCTGGCGCTGGACGGCGAACCGGTGTGGTTCGGTAGGGGTCAGGATGCCAACGGTGCCAAGCGCACAGTGTTCATGCAGCACGACAATATCGTCGGCTACCCGGACGATTACGTGCAGTCCCGCGAACGCCACCCGATGGATTACCTATCACAGGAAGTCATCGTCCCGCGTGGCTGGGGCTCACTGAACATTGGCGTGGAGATGGATAACTATTACTTCAGCGCCGCCGCGTACCTTTCGCTGAAAAAGCATCTTTCCGAAGCGACCTTGATTGACGCAGTCGGTCTGGTGAACTGGCAGCGGGCGATCAAATCCCCGCAAGAAATCGCATACATGCGCATCGCGGCGCGGATCGTCGAGAAGATGCATGGACGGATTCTCGAACGTATCGAACCGGGCATGCGCAAGAACGAACTTGTGGCCGAAATCTACAGCAGCGGGATTCTCGGTGCTGACGGTCATGGCGGCGACTACCCGGCCATCGTACCGTTGTTGCCCACGGGTGCCGATGCCAGCGCACCGCACCTGACCTGGGACGACGCGCCATTCGAGAAAGGCGCCGGGACTTTTTTTGAAATCGCCGGATGCTACAAGCGTTATCACTGCCCGCTGTCGCGCACCATCTACCTGGGCAAACCGCCGCAGCATTTCCTCGACGGTGAAAAGGCCGTGGTCGAAGGCATCGCTGCAGGTCTGGAGGCTGCCAAGCCGGGTAACACCACCGGCGATATTGCTGCCGCGTTCTTCAAGGTACTGCAGAAATTTGGCATCCACAAAGACAGCCGTTGCGGCTACCCGATCGGTATCAGCTACCCGCCAGACTGGGGCGAACGCACCATGAGCCTGCGCCCCGGCGATACCAGCGTGTTGCAACCTGGCATGACCTTTCACTTCATGCCAGGCCTGTGGATGGACGATTGGGGGCTGGAAATCACCGAAAGCATTTTGATCACCGAAACCGGCGTCGAGACCTTCTGCCAGGTTCCGCGTCAACTGTTCGTGAAGGATTGA
- the ehuA gene encoding ectoine/hydroxyectoine ABC transporter ATP-binding protein EhuA, with product MPLQNLDKPIVSFKDVIKRYGSFTVLDKLNLDVKCGEKVAIIGPSGSGKSTLLRVLMTLEGIDEGLIQVDDESLTHMTNRNGVLVPANDRHVRRVRGKIGMVFQSFNLFPHMTALQNVIEAPVQVLGMKSAEARERAAELLELVGLKDKFGHYPSQLSGGQQQRVAIARALAMRPKVMLFDEVTSALDPELCGEVLNVIRKLGTEHNLTMLMVTHQMGFAREFADRVCFFYKGQIHEQGTPAQIFENPQQERTCAFLSAVKEAN from the coding sequence ATGCCTCTGCAGAATCTGGATAAGCCGATTGTCAGCTTCAAGGATGTGATCAAGCGCTACGGCAGCTTCACGGTGCTGGACAAACTCAATCTCGACGTTAAATGCGGTGAAAAGGTCGCGATCATCGGCCCCAGCGGCTCGGGTAAATCCACCTTGCTACGGGTATTGATGACCCTGGAAGGCATCGACGAAGGGCTGATCCAGGTCGACGATGAGTCCTTGACTCACATGACCAATCGCAACGGCGTCTTGGTACCGGCCAACGATCGGCATGTCCGTCGCGTACGCGGCAAGATAGGCATGGTGTTCCAGAGCTTCAACCTGTTCCCACACATGACCGCGCTACAGAACGTGATTGAGGCACCGGTGCAAGTGCTGGGTATGAAGTCCGCCGAAGCCCGAGAACGCGCTGCCGAGCTGCTGGAGCTGGTGGGACTGAAGGATAAATTCGGTCACTACCCTTCCCAACTCTCGGGCGGCCAGCAACAACGCGTGGCCATCGCCCGCGCCCTGGCCATGCGCCCAAAAGTCATGCTGTTCGACGAAGTCACCTCTGCGCTAGACCCGGAGTTGTGCGGCGAAGTGCTCAACGTGATCCGCAAGCTCGGCACCGAACACAACCTGACCATGCTCATGGTCACCCACCAAATGGGCTTCGCCCGGGAGTTCGCCGACCGCGTGTGCTTCTTCTACAAAGGCCAGATCCACGAACAAGGCACCCCGGCGCAAATTTTCGAAAACCCACAGCAAGAACGCACGTGCGCGTTTCTGAGTGCGGTCAAAGAGGCAAATTAG
- a CDS encoding PLP-dependent aminotransferase family protein codes for MNKWKAALDLARSGESKYKILVKAIAGDIEQGVLANEQRLPPQRQVAVAMGISVQTVTNTYKELERQGLVRCEVGRGSFVSRRMSDRVANYILDSPERALVDLSIARIIITPEHGRFWRDTCAELSTEEEQPWIHACRPIAGFESHREAAVYWIGRQGLKVERDSLLITNGAAHGIFLALASLAGPDDVVLCEGVTDHGVIGNSQVLGFTLKGLEMDRYGINPEHFEDMCSNERITALVCTPNLNNPTTTLMPDARRREIADIARKFGVHIIEDDVYGPLLDEQRPPPISHYLPELSFYCTSMTKSVLTGLRIGYLVVPKRLALRTESILRVNSWMATPMVAEIAARWICDGRADTLVRLQRKLLNTRQAMVSEHLGEYVLGQHPNALNAWISIPHHWELDSLVRALRHKHIAVTSPDPFIVRGIPRPRAVRVCVGAECSDEEMRDALIGMREIFGQYPQIHDF; via the coding sequence ATGAACAAGTGGAAAGCAGCGCTGGATCTCGCCCGCAGCGGCGAGTCCAAATACAAAATCCTGGTTAAGGCAATTGCCGGCGACATTGAACAAGGCGTGTTGGCCAATGAACAACGCCTGCCGCCGCAACGACAAGTGGCCGTCGCGATGGGCATCAGTGTGCAGACGGTGACTAACACCTATAAGGAGTTGGAGCGCCAGGGACTGGTGCGCTGCGAGGTCGGGCGCGGCAGTTTCGTTTCGCGGCGCATGAGCGACCGGGTGGCCAACTATATCCTCGACAGCCCAGAGCGGGCGCTGGTAGACCTGTCCATTGCGCGGATCATCATCACTCCCGAGCATGGCCGTTTCTGGCGTGATACCTGTGCCGAACTCAGCACCGAAGAAGAACAGCCCTGGATTCATGCCTGTCGGCCGATTGCCGGTTTCGAATCCCATCGCGAGGCCGCTGTGTACTGGATTGGCCGTCAAGGCCTGAAAGTCGAGCGTGACTCCCTGTTGATCACCAACGGTGCAGCCCATGGAATATTCCTGGCCCTGGCATCGTTGGCTGGGCCTGACGATGTGGTGCTCTGTGAAGGCGTGACTGACCATGGCGTGATCGGTAACTCACAGGTCCTGGGTTTTACCCTCAAAGGCCTGGAAATGGATCGGTATGGTATCAATCCCGAGCATTTCGAGGACATGTGCAGCAATGAGCGCATCACCGCACTGGTCTGCACACCGAATCTGAATAACCCGACCACCACCTTGATGCCGGATGCGCGTCGCCGCGAGATTGCCGACATTGCCCGAAAGTTCGGCGTGCACATCATCGAAGATGACGTCTATGGCCCGCTGCTGGATGAACAACGGCCGCCGCCCATCAGTCACTACTTGCCTGAGCTGTCGTTCTATTGCACCAGCATGACCAAGTCGGTGCTGACCGGGTTGCGCATCGGTTATCTGGTGGTGCCCAAACGCCTGGCGTTGCGCACCGAAAGTATCTTGCGGGTCAACAGCTGGATGGCGACGCCGATGGTGGCGGAAATCGCTGCGCGCTGGATCTGCGACGGGCGCGCCGACACCCTGGTACGGCTGCAGCGCAAATTGCTCAATACGCGGCAGGCAATGGTCAGTGAACACCTGGGGGAGTATGTGCTCGGTCAGCACCCCAACGCGCTCAATGCCTGGATCAGCATTCCGCACCACTGGGAGCTCGACAGCCTCGTCCGGGCGCTGCGCCACAAGCATATCGCCGTTACCTCGCCCGACCCGTTCATCGTACGCGGGATCCCACGACCACGGGCCGTTCGGGTGTGTGTCGGTGCCGAGTGCAGCGATGAAGAGATGCGCGACGCCTTAATCGGCATGCGTGAAATATTCGGTCAGTATCCGCAGATTCATGATTTCTGA
- a CDS encoding OprD family outer membrane porin, producing MHSKSLSATLALTSLTVGLGLTSTARADFIEDSKLSLGMRNFFFNADNHSGGADQKEWAQGFKLDYISGFTEGTVGFGVDLEGMLGLHLDGGKGMHPAINTFTPSKSDGSAESTWASAGATVKARFSKSEIRYGNTLTPNLPILVANDGRLQLQTFEGGMITSKEIDNLTLTGGQIESVKGRASTNSTGLSVSGATHGSNKFRFAGGDWKVNKDLTLQYYYANLENFYSQNFLGLVHVLPITNDSSFKTDLRYFNSTSDGRNGEVGYAFNNNGGYAKNTGKVDNNTWSSMFTYSLGNQSLMLGRTQVSDNGGFVWNNDASVVNKYGRNEGEGGYSFYLFNDATVGSFARAGENTNFGQYSYNFASLGVSGLKASISYLRGDGIKAADGHGPDQHESEIDTRVDYVVQTGPLKGFGTTLRHGTYHAGNTGTADLDQTRLFFNYTYNFF from the coding sequence ATGCACAGCAAATCACTGTCGGCCACGTTGGCGCTGACGAGCCTAACCGTGGGTCTTGGATTAACCTCCACCGCGCGGGCAGACTTTATCGAAGACAGTAAGTTATCACTGGGCATGCGTAACTTCTTTTTCAACGCGGATAACCACTCCGGTGGTGCAGATCAAAAAGAATGGGCGCAGGGGTTTAAGCTCGATTATATCTCGGGGTTTACCGAAGGCACTGTCGGTTTTGGCGTAGACCTTGAAGGCATGCTCGGGCTGCACCTCGACGGCGGCAAAGGCATGCACCCGGCGATCAATACCTTTACTCCGAGCAAAAGCGACGGTTCGGCGGAATCCACTTGGGCCAGTGCTGGTGCTACGGTCAAGGCACGCTTCTCCAAGTCTGAAATTCGCTATGGCAACACACTGACCCCAAATCTGCCCATCCTGGTGGCCAACGATGGGCGCCTGCAGCTGCAGACCTTCGAGGGCGGCATGATCACCTCCAAGGAAATCGATAACCTGACGCTGACGGGTGGCCAGATCGAAAGCGTCAAAGGCCGCGCCTCGACCAACAGCACCGGCTTGTCGGTGTCCGGCGCCACGCACGGCAGCAATAAATTCCGCTTTGCCGGTGGCGACTGGAAGGTCAACAAAGACCTAACCTTGCAGTACTACTACGCCAACCTGGAGAACTTCTACTCGCAGAACTTCTTGGGACTGGTGCATGTGCTACCGATCACCAACGACTCTTCGTTCAAGACCGATCTGCGCTATTTCAACAGCACCTCGGACGGACGCAACGGTGAGGTTGGCTACGCGTTCAACAACAACGGTGGTTACGCGAAGAACACCGGCAAGGTGGACAACAACACCTGGAGCTCGATGTTCACCTACTCCTTGGGTAACCAATCGCTGATGCTGGGCCGAACTCAGGTCTCTGACAACGGTGGTTTCGTCTGGAACAACGACGCCAGCGTGGTTAACAAGTACGGTAGAAACGAAGGCGAAGGCGGTTATAGTTTTTACCTTTTCAACGACGCTACCGTCGGAAGTTTCGCCCGAGCGGGTGAGAACACCAACTTCGGCCAGTACAGCTATAACTTTGCCAGTCTTGGCGTTTCCGGCCTGAAGGCGTCAATCAGCTACCTGCGGGGCGACGGTATCAAAGCGGCCGACGGCCATGGGCCCGATCAGCACGAGTCGGAAATCGACACGCGCGTCGACTATGTGGTGCAAACCGGCCCATTGAAAGGCTTCGGCACTACCCTGCGCCACGGCACCTACCACGCTGGGAACACTGGGACTGCTGACCTGGATCAGACCCGTCTGTTCTTCAACTACACCTACAATTTCTTCTGA